One Vibrio campbellii CAIM 519 = NBRC 15631 = ATCC 25920 genomic window carries:
- a CDS encoding LrgB family protein, which translates to MWLLVTIVVFLAARQIAIKVNNPIANPLLISIAVLIPLLTFLKVPFETYYADNEYISFLLQPAVVALAYPLYEQLPQIKANWRIIALACSLGSVMSMLTATLIAVAFKADISLVASLVGKSVTTPIAMEISSHLGGEAAVAAILVLIVGLFGAILAYPIFNLIGIKHPIARGLTMGTVSHALGTATCAEKQPGDAAFSSLALVLCGIITSILAPSFFALAVWLYQ; encoded by the coding sequence ATGTGGTTACTTGTCACTATTGTGGTTTTCCTTGCCGCGCGTCAAATCGCAATTAAGGTTAACAACCCAATCGCGAACCCGCTTTTAATCAGCATTGCTGTATTGATCCCTCTACTCACCTTTTTGAAAGTGCCGTTTGAAACCTACTACGCCGACAACGAGTACATTAGCTTCTTGCTTCAACCCGCAGTTGTTGCGCTAGCGTATCCGCTCTATGAGCAATTGCCACAAATAAAAGCCAATTGGCGCATTATCGCACTGGCTTGCTCTTTGGGCAGCGTGATGTCGATGCTAACGGCAACACTTATTGCTGTTGCGTTCAAAGCCGACATCAGCCTCGTTGCGAGCTTAGTGGGCAAATCAGTGACAACGCCTATTGCGATGGAAATCTCTAGCCACTTAGGTGGTGAAGCCGCAGTTGCCGCCATTCTAGTGCTTATTGTTGGTTTATTCGGGGCGATTTTGGCTTACCCAATCTTTAACCTTATCGGCATTAAACACCCTATCGCTCGTGGCCTGACAATGGGCACGGTTTCGCATGCACTCGGCACAGCAACCTGTGCTGAGAAACAACCGGGCGACGCCGCTTTCTCATCTCTTGCTTTGGTGCTTTGTGGCATCATCACTTCTATTCTTGCGCCAAGCTTCTTTGCTCTAGCCGTTTGGTTATACCAATAA
- a CDS encoding thiopurine S-methyltransferase, protein MRDQEFWHNKWASNQIGFHLDDVNPLLPAFWQYTNPKREDTVLVPLCGKSEDLIWLATKHDEVQGVELSLIAVRAFFAEHFYTPTVTPVNGMHELYQFDELSIYTGDFFTAPVSKADIIYDRAALVALPKEMREEYANRVKQLLNPGGRILLVTLNYPQDEMSGPPFSVPVEEIEQLFEGYKVTCLNVDQADENHPKIAKKGLSRFSEEVYLIESK, encoded by the coding sequence ATGAGAGATCAAGAATTTTGGCACAACAAATGGGCGAGTAACCAAATTGGTTTCCACCTTGATGATGTGAACCCACTGTTACCAGCATTTTGGCAGTATACGAACCCGAAGCGTGAAGATACGGTCTTGGTACCTTTATGTGGAAAGTCAGAAGACCTAATTTGGCTTGCAACGAAACACGATGAAGTACAAGGCGTTGAGCTAAGTTTGATTGCTGTACGTGCTTTTTTTGCAGAGCACTTCTACACACCGACCGTAACGCCAGTCAATGGTATGCACGAGTTGTATCAGTTCGATGAGTTGTCAATTTATACCGGTGATTTCTTTACGGCGCCGGTTTCTAAAGCCGATATCATTTATGACCGCGCAGCACTCGTTGCATTGCCGAAAGAGATGCGAGAAGAATACGCAAATCGCGTTAAGCAACTATTGAACCCTGGCGGACGCATTTTACTTGTGACGCTCAATTACCCACAAGATGAGATGTCAGGCCCTCCGTTTAGTGTGCCAGTCGAGGAGATTGAACAGTTGTTTGAGGGCTACAAGGTGACTTGTTTGAATGTCGATCAAGCTGACGAGAATCATCCGAAAATCGCTAAGAAAGGGCTCAGCCGCTTCTCTGAGGAAGTGTATTTAATCGAGAGCAAGTAA
- a CDS encoding CidA/LrgA family protein produces the protein MIKDRLLQLVHLLISLALIMGALGIGNTIQNLTGVSVPGSVIGMLVLFFSMTLGLVKVEWVKPGATLFIRYMILLFVPISVGLMQHFDMLLANALPIIASAVGGSLIVLISLAWFLDYLLKEKH, from the coding sequence ATGATAAAAGATCGATTACTACAGCTGGTCCATTTGCTCATTTCCCTCGCACTCATAATGGGAGCACTTGGCATCGGCAACACTATTCAAAACCTCACTGGCGTTTCTGTTCCTGGAAGTGTCATCGGTATGCTTGTGCTGTTTTTCTCAATGACTCTTGGCTTGGTAAAAGTCGAATGGGTTAAGCCTGGCGCAACACTTTTCATTCGCTACATGATCCTACTGTTCGTCCCAATCAGCGTTGGTTTGATGCAGCACTTTGATATGTTGTTGGCGAACGCGCTGCCTATTATTGCAAGTGCAGTCGGAGGGTCGCTGATTGTATTGATCAGCTTGGCTTGGTTCTTGGATTACTTACTCAAGGAGAAACATTGA
- the cdd gene encoding cytidine deaminase, which produces MKSRIEQALASAPEALSTHLAPIVLADDFDATISEQQFGELLNATNLSDKELRVALLPFAAAFSYAPISEFYVGAIVRGLSGRLYFGANMEFFGVQLGQTVHAEQCAISHAWMKGEHGVKDITINYSPCGHCRQFMNELSTAKELKIQLPEREEKSLHHYLPEAFGPADLGIESGLMAEVKHEFVCDEDDALIQKAVNAMNISHAPYTNNLSGIALEMNSGLVFQGAYAENAAFNPSLPPLQVALIQILMAGEKFEDIKAAALVENSQGKISHLADTQSTLEALNPDIPVSFVNV; this is translated from the coding sequence ATGAAAAGTCGCATTGAACAGGCGCTAGCAAGCGCTCCTGAAGCACTTTCAACACATCTTGCTCCTATCGTTTTAGCTGACGATTTTGATGCCACTATTTCTGAACAACAGTTTGGTGAACTGCTGAACGCGACCAACCTTTCAGACAAAGAGCTTCGTGTTGCTCTACTTCCTTTTGCCGCAGCGTTTTCTTACGCTCCAATCTCTGAATTCTATGTCGGTGCGATTGTTCGTGGCCTTTCCGGTCGTCTTTACTTTGGCGCGAATATGGAGTTTTTCGGTGTTCAGCTAGGTCAAACCGTTCATGCTGAGCAGTGCGCCATCAGCCATGCTTGGATGAAAGGCGAGCATGGTGTGAAAGACATCACTATCAACTACAGCCCTTGCGGCCACTGCCGTCAGTTCATGAACGAGCTAAGCACAGCAAAAGAATTAAAGATCCAGTTACCAGAACGTGAAGAAAAGTCACTTCATCACTACCTTCCGGAAGCGTTTGGTCCGGCGGATCTAGGTATTGAGTCTGGTCTTATGGCTGAGGTGAAGCACGAGTTTGTTTGTGATGAAGACGATGCTTTAATTCAAAAAGCCGTCAATGCGATGAACATTAGCCACGCGCCATACACAAACAACTTGAGTGGTATTGCGCTTGAGATGAACAGTGGCCTTGTATTCCAAGGCGCGTACGCAGAAAACGCCGCATTCAACCCTAGCCTTCCACCACTGCAGGTTGCATTAATTCAAATCCTGATGGCTGGTGAGAAGTTTGAAGACATCAAAGCTGCTGCGTTAGTTGAAAACTCACAAGGTAAGATCAGCCACCTAGCTGATACTCAATCGACGCTAGAAGCACTAAATCCTGATATTCCAGTGAGCTTTGTTAACGTTTAA
- the purT gene encoding formate-dependent phosphoribosylglycinamide formyltransferase, translating into MFGTATSTHATRVLLLGSGELGKEVAIECQRLGLEVIACDRYANAPAMQVAHRSYVIDMLDGQALEEIINKEQPAYVVPEIEAIATDKLVELEEKGLNVVPTAKATKLTMNREGIRRLAAEELALNTSPYQFADSFEDFKAAVEHVGIPCVVKPVMSSSGKGQSVIKTEEDVQTAWEYAQEGGRTGAGRVIVEGFIDFDYEITLLTVRAVDGVHFCAPIGHRQEDGDYRESWQPQAMSENAIKAAEYTAEKVVNALGGYGIFGVELFVKGDKVIFNEVSPRPHDTGMVTMISQEMSEFTLHVHAFTGMPINNIVQYGPSASAVILGQGTSTDIRFDNLSKAMAQPQTQVRLFGKPEIDGRRRLGVVLTRRKTIEDSIEDAVNSASKVQIIY; encoded by the coding sequence ATGTTCGGTACTGCTACAAGCACTCATGCTACCCGTGTATTACTTTTAGGCTCTGGTGAGCTTGGTAAAGAAGTGGCAATTGAATGCCAACGTCTTGGTTTAGAAGTGATCGCGTGCGACCGTTATGCCAATGCGCCTGCGATGCAAGTGGCCCATCGTAGCTACGTCATCGACATGCTTGATGGTCAGGCACTGGAAGAGATCATTAATAAAGAACAACCTGCTTACGTGGTTCCTGAAATTGAAGCTATCGCGACAGATAAATTAGTCGAATTAGAGGAAAAAGGCTTGAACGTTGTTCCCACAGCAAAAGCGACTAAATTGACGATGAACCGTGAAGGCATTCGCCGCCTTGCTGCTGAAGAATTAGCTCTAAACACTTCCCCTTATCAGTTTGCTGATAGTTTTGAAGACTTTAAAGCCGCTGTTGAGCATGTTGGTATTCCATGTGTCGTTAAACCAGTCATGAGCTCCTCTGGCAAAGGCCAAAGCGTGATCAAAACAGAAGAAGATGTTCAGACAGCTTGGGAATACGCGCAAGAAGGCGGCCGCACAGGAGCTGGACGCGTGATTGTTGAAGGATTTATTGACTTCGATTACGAAATCACACTGCTAACGGTACGCGCCGTTGATGGCGTACATTTCTGCGCCCCGATTGGGCACCGCCAAGAAGACGGAGATTACCGTGAATCATGGCAGCCACAAGCCATGTCAGAAAACGCCATCAAAGCAGCTGAATACACGGCAGAGAAAGTTGTGAATGCACTAGGTGGCTACGGCATCTTTGGTGTGGAACTGTTTGTTAAAGGCGATAAGGTCATTTTCAACGAAGTATCCCCTCGTCCACACGATACCGGTATGGTAACCATGATATCTCAAGAAATGTCTGAGTTTACGCTTCATGTACATGCATTTACAGGTATGCCGATCAACAATATTGTTCAGTATGGACCATCAGCATCAGCGGTAATTTTAGGGCAAGGTACATCAACTGATATCCGATTTGATAATCTTTCCAAAGCAATGGCTCAGCCACAAACTCAAGTTCGGTTGTTTGGTAAGCCTGAAATTGATGGTCGCCGTCGCTTGGGCGTTGTTTTAACGCGCCGTAAGACGATTGAAGATTCGATTGAAGATGCGGTGAACAGCGCTTCTAAAGTGCAAATCATTTACTAG
- a CDS encoding DUF1826 domain-containing protein produces MTSTLTEPNLIEILANGQQMPCFSSRREPTVLADIYQEDINIAIWQRQFDQPLVDATNQFITSHPNFNKSLNVSPESAYETLQYATDGNAPELLLRNIAELVDMFCYLFELEDAGLRLATLNSAMCPRFHVDQVPCRLVTTYHGTATQWLANNAIDRSKLGRGSNGLPDAESGLYNAENDIQHLSVGDVALLKGERWIGNENKGLVHRSPNIQSSETRLLLTLDFG; encoded by the coding sequence ATGACTTCAACTTTAACCGAACCCAACTTAATTGAAATCTTAGCCAATGGACAACAAATGCCGTGTTTCAGCTCAAGAAGAGAACCTACGGTATTAGCGGACATTTATCAGGAAGATATCAACATCGCTATCTGGCAACGACAATTCGATCAACCGCTTGTCGATGCCACGAATCAGTTCATCACCTCACACCCTAACTTCAATAAATCGCTGAATGTTTCTCCTGAAAGTGCTTATGAAACGTTGCAATACGCAACTGACGGAAATGCCCCAGAGTTACTACTTAGAAATATCGCGGAGTTGGTCGACATGTTTTGCTATTTATTCGAGTTAGAAGACGCAGGACTGCGCCTAGCGACACTCAATAGCGCGATGTGTCCTCGCTTTCACGTTGACCAAGTGCCTTGCCGATTGGTAACGACGTACCATGGAACCGCCACACAATGGTTAGCCAACAATGCTATAGACCGCTCAAAGCTTGGACGTGGTAGCAATGGGCTACCGGATGCGGAATCGGGGCTTTACAACGCAGAGAATGACATCCAACACCTTTCTGTCGGTGACGTCGCCCTACTAAAAGGTGAACGTTGGATTGGCAATGAAAATAAAGGCTTGGTACATCGCTCGCCTAACATCCAATCGAGTGAAACTCGTTTACTACTTACTCTCGATTTTGGCTAA
- the sbcB gene encoding exodeoxyribonuclease I codes for MHQDNQPTFFFFDYETWGTSPAKDRPSQFAGVRTDENFNIIGEPLVMYCRPPADYLPSPDAALITGITPQKAMQEGLPEPEFIAKIHAELSKPNTTSLGYNSIRFDDEVTRYTCYRNFIDPYAWSWQNGNSRWDLLDVMRACHALRPEGVEWPENDEGFTSFKLEHLSVANGIEHSNAHDAMADVVATIEMAKKVKAAQPKLFDYFFSMRNKRKLNELVDIVNMTPLMHVSGMLGRECQYTSWIVPVAWHPTNNNAVITIDLAKDPQPILELSAEELKERLYTKRDELGDLLPVPVKLVHLNKCPILAPAKTLTAENAEVIGIDRQKCLSNLALLRQHPEIREKLISLFSIEREFEKSDDVDTQLYDGFFSPADRAAMDIIRETDPNNLAALDIEFDDKRIKPLLFRYRARHYAGTLDEQEQRRWAQHCREVFESQIEEYMLNLENLVHEHESDEKKIAILKSVYRYVESLAS; via the coding sequence ATGCACCAAGATAATCAGCCCACTTTTTTCTTTTTTGATTACGAGACTTGGGGAACAAGTCCAGCCAAAGATCGTCCAAGCCAATTCGCTGGCGTTCGTACTGATGAAAACTTCAATATCATTGGTGAACCTTTGGTCATGTACTGTCGTCCGCCCGCTGATTACCTTCCTTCACCAGACGCCGCTTTAATCACTGGTATTACGCCACAAAAAGCGATGCAAGAAGGCCTACCTGAACCTGAATTTATCGCTAAGATCCACGCAGAGCTTTCTAAGCCAAATACCACTAGTCTTGGCTACAACAGTATTCGCTTCGATGACGAAGTCACACGTTACACCTGTTACCGCAACTTTATCGATCCTTATGCGTGGAGCTGGCAAAACGGTAACTCACGCTGGGATTTACTCGATGTAATGCGTGCGTGTCATGCTCTTCGCCCAGAGGGCGTAGAATGGCCAGAAAATGATGAAGGCTTTACAAGTTTCAAACTTGAGCATTTATCCGTAGCAAATGGTATTGAACACAGCAATGCCCACGATGCGATGGCAGACGTGGTTGCAACGATTGAGATGGCGAAGAAAGTGAAGGCCGCTCAACCAAAACTGTTTGATTACTTTTTCTCGATGCGTAACAAACGCAAACTGAACGAGTTAGTCGATATTGTTAACATGACGCCGTTGATGCACGTGTCGGGCATGTTGGGACGCGAATGCCAATACACCAGTTGGATTGTGCCTGTGGCTTGGCACCCAACCAACAATAACGCTGTCATTACGATTGACTTGGCGAAGGATCCTCAGCCGATCTTAGAACTTTCAGCAGAAGAGTTGAAAGAACGTTTGTACACCAAGCGTGACGAATTGGGTGACCTGCTGCCTGTACCCGTTAAGCTCGTGCACCTGAACAAGTGCCCTATCCTCGCGCCTGCTAAGACCCTGACTGCGGAAAATGCGGAAGTTATTGGTATCGATCGTCAGAAATGTTTAAGCAATTTAGCTTTGTTACGCCAACACCCAGAAATCCGCGAAAAACTAATTAGTCTATTCTCTATTGAGCGTGAATTCGAAAAGAGCGACGACGTGGATACACAGCTTTATGACGGCTTCTTCTCACCAGCTGACCGCGCGGCGATGGACATCATTCGTGAAACGGATCCGAATAATCTGGCTGCGCTGGATATTGAGTTTGATGACAAACGTATCAAGCCGTTGTTATTCCGTTACCGTGCTCGTCACTATGCTGGCACCTTGGATGAACAAGAACAAAGACGCTGGGCACAACATTGTCGCGAAGTGTTCGAAAGCCAGATTGAAGAGTACATGCTGAACTTAGAAAACTTAGTTCACGAACATGAAAGTGACGAAAAGAAGATAGCAATACTAAAATCTGTCTATCGTTATGTAGAGAGCTTAGCCTCCTAA